ccacatgctatggtcacagccaaatatatatatacaatccaCTGCCATGCTTCAGAATCAAAAGGTTAAATCCCAAAATTCTTAGGAATTGATGAATAgctgaaaaaaatcctaaaaaagaaCTCACACTTCTTGGAGGACTCACACTTCTCactttcaaaacttactacaaagctgcagtaatcaagacagtatggtattggcataaggatagacatatcgatcagtggaatagaatggAGAGTCCAGAAAAAAATCCATCCTTTTACGACCAATTGCTTTTCAACAAAGATGCCAAATCATTCCATAAGGAAAGAACAGTCTTCAACATTGTGCTGGGATGAGTGGCtatccacatggaaaagaatgaagttggactccTACTGCACAACATATataaaagtcagagttcccaccatggcgcagtggttaacaaatctgactaggaaccatgaggttgcaggttcgatctctggcctcgctcagcgggttaaggatccggcattgccatgagctatggtgtaggtcgcagacgcagctcggatcctgcgttgctgtggctctggctacagctctgattagacccctggcctgggaacctctatatcctgcaaatcatgtatctgttaagtatccaaaatattttttttaaaaaaagctctttacaacagaaattggcacacaacattatgttagttatacttcaattaaaaaaatttttttaactcttaccaaaaaaacaaaaaacatcttcTTATAACTCAgcagcagaaagagaaacaaccctattttaaaatgggcaaaggacttaaatagacatttctttaaagaacgTAGACAAGTGGCTAACAACAGATAAAAAGATGCTCGACCAAATTAgtcatcaggaaatgcaaatcaaaaccacagtgagagacTACTTCGCACCCGCTTGGATGGCCCaaatcaaaaaaacagaaaataagcgTTGATGAGGATAAGGAGAAAATAGAACCTTCACACatatgtaaaatggtacaaccactgtggaaaacagtttggtgatTCTTTAAGAAGTTAAAACACAGGATTACCCTAGGACTTGACGATTTCACCTGCAGGTTTATCCCTAAGAGAACTGAAAAAGGGTGTGTAGACAAACACAAACTTGCCCAAGAATGTTCATCACAGTACCATTCACAGCAGCGAAAacgtagaaacaacccaaatgcctatcGCCTGCTAACTGGATGAATAAAATGAGGCATATCCACACCATGAAacattatttggccataaaaaggaatgaagtagtgATATGTACTAGagtgtggatgaaccttgaaaacaggcTAAAGGAACCCGACCAGTCACCAAAGACTACATATTGTTCAATGCAATTTATGTGAAAGAGCCCGCCTGGACAACTCCATGGAGATGGAAAGTCGATTCGTGGTTGCCAAGAGCTGGTGAGGAAGGGAAGATGGGGAGTGGCTGCTTAATGGGCAGTTTCCTTTTGGGGTTAGAAAAATTTCTGGAACTAGATCGTGGTTATGGTTGCACAACATGGCGAATGTCCTAAATGCCACTggattgtacacttaaaatggttaaaatgatacaCTGGATGTATATGTCatcacaatcaaaaaaaaaaaaatcaaaaagtgagAAATCTCCCATGATCCTATCCTCCATCTACTGCATCCGACATACTCCAAATAAATaacctttatttattattatcttatATTGCTTAGGATCTTTCTAGAGGTTTTTAGTGCACATACAAACTAATATGAACACTTATAtcctggacttccctggtggctcagcaggttaaggatctggcattatccctGCTGTGGCGAGGGCTTGATCCcccactgggaacttccacatcctgtgggtaaggccaaaaaaattaaaaaaaaaaaacatatatattctctTCAAATGATAGAATTCTACAAGTGATAGAATACTTAATATCCagtattatgtctttttttttttctttttagggctgcaccatggcacatggaggttcccaggctaggggtctaatcagggctacagctgccggcctacaccacagctcacagcaacactggatccttaacccactgagagaggccagggatggaacctgtaacctcaaggttcctagtcagatgcattgctgctgcaccacgatgggaactccggccttttttttttctttttttttttttaacgttttacTTGCTTTAACTACTTCTTTTCTTGGAAGTTCCTGCTAccgaagaaaatgaaaatgaggaacACCCTTGTTCATCTTTACAGCCACATTTCCATTGCATGGATGTACTTAGTCTCTCATGGTGGGAATTAGGTCGTTTCTAATTTGTTCACAATtgtaaacaataaaaatcatgtatttatCATTTCTCATGCATGCAGGTTGTAGGGTAAAGCCCTGGAAGAGGATGTGCAGAGTTACTCAATAGGTATCATTTATAATATCGGCATGTGGTGTCTACATAACCCCCTGAGGGTCTGTGCCAGTTCACATCTCCAGCGGCGGTGAATTTGAAAGGCCAGCTCACTCCTTGTCGGGAGCATCTGGGCTGAGACGCAGTACCAGATGCTCTGTGCAGAGTGTGGGGAAGGGTGGGGTACCAAGTCTCTGACCGCCCCCATCCTGCTCCCCACCACCTGCCGCCTCAGGCGGAGGGAGTAGATATATAATTAACAAAGCCTCCACCCTCCAATGAGAGGCCACCCAGGGCCCAGCCTTGGTGTAACCTCAAGCCCCACTCATTCTGCACGCCTGTggtggggaggctggggatgCTGCAGCACAAAGCCCAGCTTGGACTCATATCTCATAGGTGGGGCTCCGGGCCACCCTGGTTCCCCAGGATAGAACAGTCCCAAGGAGAGCAAAGGAGTGGCTCATCTCCCCTAAAGGGGTCCTTTGGACCCTCCTCCCCTAACCCCTTCTCCCCTTCTTGGGATACTTGACCTGCCAGCAGCTTCTTTTAATCTTcaatctgtctttctctgtctctgtctctgtctcttcttcctcttaaAAAATCTGATTACATCCCTTGGCCTCTTCTCCACTTATTCACagttctttgttttacttttttgttgttgctgggtgtgtggtttttttgggttttttttttgtttgttttttttggtctttctgtcttttctagggccacacccgaggcatatggaggttcctaggctaggggtctaattggagctttagccactggcctacaccagagccacagcaaaaacgccaggtccgagctgcatctgcgatctacaccacagctcacagcaatgctggatccttaacccactgagcgaggccagggatcgaacctgcaatctcctggttccgagtcagattcgttaaccacagagccatgatgggaacttgagttctttgtttttcttccttttcccctctgatCCTAGCCATAGAATGGCAGAATCTTCTTTTTcaacccccctttttttgcaACCGGAAACCCAGAGTGggtaagtgacttgtccaaggtcctCCAGTGACTTTGAGCTGAGCAGGGACTGACATAGGCCAGACCTCTTGCTTAGCTGCTTTCCTCCCCATCCAACCCAGGCACCATCTTCATGGAAAATTGTGCCTTCTCCCCACCAGCCCCTGTGGGCTCTAGCTCCTCGCCTTTCTCCTTCCTCGAGGTCTTGGccagtttttccttctctccttctggggTTGACAATTTTCCTGGACTTCATTCTGACTTCAGTACACACCCTAAAGCCCCCTCAGCTGCTGAGAAACAGAATGTCTTCCGGGCCCATCCAGATCTTTCAAGTCAGGCGGCATCCTCTGCTGCCCACCCAGAATCACAAGGAGGGGACAGAAccaagccactgagccatggtcTCCCAGGAGTGTGGGCTCTGTGACCAAGGTGCCGACGGAATGGAGGTCTGAGCCAAGCACCAGGCAATAGGCAGCTGGGGAGTAATATTGGGAGACGCTTACCTTGTCGTAATCCTTGGCACCGGGGCAGCAGGCAAATGCTAGCACTCAGGcatccccttcctccttttcctctctccagtGGGAAACGAATGTAAAAgagatggggggcggggagcagaggctggggggaggcgcgtgcgcgcgggggcgggggggggggttgcttgtGAGGAAGGAACAGAGACAGGAGATCTTGGGATGCAGAAAGGACTTCAGAGGCTTTCTCCAGACTCAACGGAGTGTCTTcaggtgagagccctcttcccaGGAGGGTGGGACCAGGTGGGGCCGggctgggaaggagaggaggcaggagggctggggcCCTGGTACTCACAGGTGGGTGCGGAGCAGCCCTTCCTCCAGTGGTAGCAGCAGCCTTTGTGTACTGATCTGGGAGGCTATAGAGGAGGAAGTGACACGCCCCGGGTGGGGGAGACTGGAGGGTGGTGGGGGTGACTGATCTAGAAGGTGGAGCAGATAAGGGTGAAACTGGGCCAAGGGAGTTGAATATACAGGTGTCTGgaagaagaaagcaaggaagctCATCTGCGGAGCCCCTGTTATGTGCCGGGTGCACCGAAATGTTAgaattaatcctcacaacaatttcCTGACATAGGTGTGAGCCTCCTCGCAGCCCCCTGATTTTACAGACGTAGAGGCTTAGCAATACGAAGaattttgcccaaggtcacataggcAGCAATTAGGTGGTCTGGATTTAAATCGAGGTCTGCCTGCCTCCCAAATTGATAGTATCTCCACTTCCTCATATAGGACCgtgataaggaagaaaaaatttggaGGCAAGAAGTCCTGTGGCGGGAGGTTAGCGACTATTGTTCATTCTGAAAACCACTGTCTTGCAACGGGTGCTCAGCTCTGTGGACTCTGGGGCCAAAGGCCCCAAGTTCCAATCCTGGCTCTGTTACTCACGGGTAGTGGGGACCTAGTCAGTTGCTTACCGTGCCTGTGGCTCTTTTCTCATCGGTCAAGTGGCACTCATAGGATGgttgtgagaagtaaatgagGGAATTTGTACTGATTGCTTAGAGGAGAACGTGGCACTTACGAAGGGTTCGATAAGTCAGTCGGTGGACGAGAAGTAATGGGGGCGGGAGGCTTTGAGAGAATCAAGGCCCAGACAACTGGGAAGTTGGAGAGACAGGCCCAGGGCCAGGCTCAGAGAACGCGATTGGGGAGCCAAGGAGCCAGAACGGTAGTGGACCCCAAGACAGGGGTGGAGGCGGCAAACTGGCTGAAGCTGAGCACCGGTCTGGCAGCTGGAGTGGGTCAGGGAGAAGGCCCGCAGGGCCAAAGGGTTGAGGCCCACACTTGACCACAGGGAGTTTTGGAAAGGAACTGGATGTGATGGCTGTGTCCACAGGTCTGTCTTCCCTGCTAAGAGGCCACGGCGCCCTGTCCCCCAGCAGGTGTTCAGGGCCCATCATATGGGGTGTAGGAGGGTAGCTgctggaggagcccctggagaGAAGGGGGTCCCTCCTCTGGGTGGGCTTCAGCCAGGCCTCTGGCTCTGAGacctctgcccttcccccacaagcAAGGTTGCCATGGCAATGACCCCTCCTTCCCCATAGGCCCTGTGGTTTCCTCTAGAgcttctttcactttcttcttctgcttttcccactcctccccttctcccacatCCTCCGCCTCTCTCCCCCACAGGCACAGGTCACCGGTGAAGACAGCCGGGGGCAGGTAGGCCACTGTGCCAGGGAGGAAGGTGGGCGGGGTGGGATGGATGCTGATGGGAGTCACAGGGGGCAAGTCCAGGGGCACAGGGGCAGAGGCCAAAGGCAGTGGGGCTGACACTGGGGTGTTGCAGAGGTTAAGGCATGCAGGGCAAGGAGAGCTATTAGGACCAAAGGTAACAGGGGGGTGTCATGGGGAGAAGGGTGGGGCCTTTTCAGAAGGTGAAAGTGGGGTCACAGAGTGAGTGGCTCACAGCCTGAGCTATTggcataaaacagaaacactgtAACTCAGATGCATGCTGGGGTTCTTTTCTTCTGGGGCCCGGGGGTCAGAGGGACACCTCATGGAAATCAAATGAAATTTCAATGGCATCCCCAgcctccccgccgcccccagaGAAGAGCAGATACCCACTGCACTTATGCACAACCAGAGGCTCCCTTTCCCCCACCTGATAGGTTGCATTCTGTTTCCTTAGTTCCCCTAAGAAAGCTGCAGAATCCACCCTCCTCGCCAGTCCCTCTCCGGGTCGGCGGGCCATTTCCCCTGCTTCTTCCTAGAGGGAGCCACAGCCCATGAGTTTCCATCactttattttgcaaaaatagaAAACTCAGCAATATGCGATACAGCGCGGTGAAGGGGGGAGATGTAaacagaggggaggggacagcacCCTGACCCCCCAGAGAAAAAAGGAGCCAGTGGGACTCTTATTTGGCAGCTAAATACAAACTGGGGactggagggagaagggaggggtcaCAGGGGCCCTGGGCTCCCCCTCCCAAGACCCCCGGAGGAAGGGGTCAATTCCAGGGTGTAAACaaaagctaataaataaatagaggctTCCTCTGGGTCAGGGTGGGATCAGCTAAGCAGTGCCCACCCCCCTCTCCCTGGACCAAGCTGCTCTGGGGTCAAGGGGGAAGGCACTAGGGGGAGAGGGATTCCCCTGGCCCCTCtgtagtgtaggagggtccctgCCCCATGGCTgagatggggggcagggggagcccaAGGCACATGACAGGGCTGGAGTAGGGGCTTGTAACGGTAAAGGCCGGGCCCAAGCAAAGAGGTGCAGAACGGACCTGCATCGGTCCCTTCaccctctgcacccccaccccccacccccacagacacGCAGGGCCCGGCCCGCCCCACCCTGACTGGCACGAGGATGGGGCATAGTGGGCAGCGTGCACCTGGCAGGTGCCTTATGCAGCATTAGGCACCAAGGGCAAGAGGGTGGGCTcagcccccccccagcccccgctccCTTTTGGTGTCTAGTGTTCCTGTTTGCTCCCAGAGGCCTAAGCAcctggcagagggaggggctgtggaaTGGCAGGGTCGCCCTCCTGCCCTGGGGAGCCTGGGACCCTGGGGTCTGTGGGGCAGTGTTGCGATTTGAGAGTCCAAACCCAGGCTCGCCCCCTGACCGCTCTCCTGGAGGGACCAGGGCAGGCCCCCAAGTCTGCAGAGGGAGCCGGTCAGAGCAGGAAGGGGATGAACACAGAGGCACCCCTGGAAACTTTGGCAAAAACAAGGAGCTCATTGGAAGGGGCggggagagggcagagcaggTCCTCCCCCAGGCACCGGCCGCGTCTGGGAGATGGTCAGTCTGCTGCCTGGAGCCCCAAACCCCGCGGCAGGGGAAGTCAGGGGCCCTGGTCGGGGTGGGGGCTGCGGCCCCCTTTGCCCGGGCCCCTGGCAACCTCGTCCTCACTGGAGGACTTGGGGTGGGGGCCAGGCTGCGAGGAGTCATCCTCAAACATTTCGGGGTTCTCCAGCATTTCTCGGATCAGGGGAGGCATCGGGCCTGGAATCTCCATCTTCAGGGTAATGGCCCTTTCCGCTCCTGCAATAGAGGGGTGATGAGATTTGGAGGGGGCTGAAGCACGGCCCCTAAGGGCAcctccctagccttgctcaaccACCCTCTGACGCCGCTCTGGGGGCTCCCAGCCCAGGCCCGCCACCTGTCTGTCACCCTCTCCCTGGTCTAGGGATCCTGGGGTGGTCCACTCCTCTGCCTGTCTTCTCTGCCAAGCCTGCTGCCCATGCATCTCACCCTTTCAGGCTGTCTCCTCAAAGATTACAAGGTGTCCAACTGCCAGCCTCAACCTCCAAGATACCCTCCCTTAATGACTATAGCTTGTCAGTTGTTCCTAGGGCTGTTTTTAATAacgtctataattttttttttgtctttttgccatttcttgggccgctctcacggcatgtggaggttcccaggctaggggtcgaattggagctgtagccgccagcctaggccagagccacagcaatgcaggatccgagctgcatctgcaacctacaccacagctcatagcaatggcggatccttaacccactgagcaaggcccgggatcgaacccacaacctcatggttcctagtcggattcgttaaccagtgcgccatgacgggaactccaataatgtcTATAATTTAGAACTAACATGCAAACACTATCTGCCAGGCATCCTTCTAAACCAGACTgtccgggagttcccactgtggctcagtgagttaagaacctggctaatatccatgaggacacaggttcgatccctggccttgctcagtgggttaaggatctggcgttgccacaagctgtggcgcaggtcacagatgcagctcggatctggcattactgtggctgtgatgtaggctggcagctgcagctcctattcaacccctagcctgagaacctccatatgcctcaggagcggcccaagaaatagcaaaaaaaaagacaacaacaacaacaacaaaaaaaaacccagcacagtccaatagaactttctgggATGATGGAAATATCTCTTCCATCCTGTGCAGTAGGCGCTGGCCGcgcatgtggctactgagcactggCAGCATGGCTACCGCAACGGAGGAACTGAATTTGTAATTCAGTGCAGTTCTAAGTCCGTTGTAGGTTGACTCACTTTTCCTTCACAACACTTAGAAGGTAGATTTCAGTCTAGCTCAGTTTACAAacaggaaaataaggaaaaaaggaaaggcgTTTGCCCAAAGCGTCCCCACTAgcatgtggcagagctgggaggccCGCGTAGGCAGCCTGGGTCTCAGCCCCTCTGTACTCGTCTCTGCCTGAACTGGGAGACCGGCAGCTctgggaagagagaggggaggtTCGCTCCCAACTAACCCTTGGTGCTGATGCCCCGGAGGTCGGTAATCTTCATGAGCATCCTCGGGAACATGTAGGGCTGGctgggccgccgccgccgggcaTAGAGCCTCAGGGCTTCCAGCAACGGCTCCTGCAGCTTGTCCACTTTCTCGGGTTCCTCCAGGTCCATGCGGTCTGTGGGGATGAGCGCGGGGAAGAGATGGGGAAGACAGTGACAAATGGCTGATCCCAAGAGGCCCTGCCCTATGGCCCTCCGGGCCCCAaacttttggggtttttgtttgtttgcttgcttgtttgtttgcgtTCCACTTTTGGCCGCCCCGTGACATagagagtttccaggccagggatcagatctgagctgcagctgcgacctaagccaaagatggggcaatgccagatccttacttaacccactgtgccaggccggggatcgaacctgcgtcccagtgctcccaagacaccactgaccATCTTGTACCAGCGGGGGCTTTCAGGGCCCAAACTTTAACCATGAGCCCCACCCAGGCCATCTCCACTGCTCCAAGCCCTGTCCCGCCCCCTCTTCGGCAGGAGGTTTTCTCTGGTAAATCACTCCTGCCCGGACCTCTATGTCAGCACTAGTATCTGGGGTCGCCTCAGCTTCCCCTGGCTCTAcccttctttttgttctttgttccaAGCCACCAGGGAGTCTGTACAGGAGCTGAGAAGTCTGTGGATGGGACCAAGGTCTCCCGCCTGGTGGGAGATAAGGTGTGGGGTATGATAGGAAAGGAGCCCAAGTAAACGCCAGGGGGCGCCCGCGCACCTCCGCAGATGAGGCAGATGGCGCTGAGCAGCCCTGTCTCTGTGTCATCCATCTCCAGGGGCAGGAGCTGCCCAGCAAAGGCAAAGACGAGGTCTGTGAGGGGCCCGAAGCCAGCATTGTGCATCTGGGTCCGGTTCAGGGTCAGCCCATCAGAGAAGGTCATGGTGTCCTGCTCCGGGGTGTACCTTGTGCAGATCCGCAGCatctggaggtgggtggggggtggaggctTAGTTCTCTCTCTGGGGAGGCGTGCTTATGGGGGTGAGGAAAAGAGGGAATGAGGTACAGGCGCAAGGTGAGGAGGTTAGGTCCCAAAGAAGGGCTGCctgagcagggaggaggagggaggcagcgAGGTGGAGGTTCTGAagctgggagaggaaagagaagtcaGAAGGAGGCAGGGCTTCCAGAAGTCTTAAGATCAGCTCTTAAGGgccgtggagttcccactgtggcataacgTAATCAGCGGtgctctgcagtgccaggatgcggcagcaccaggatgcaggttcaatccccagcctgggatagtgagttagggatccggcattgctgcagctgcggggtaggtcacaactgcggctccaatctgatccctggccaaggaacttcatatgccgtggggtggccaaaaaagaaaaaagagcgaGAGCTTCAGTTTGGGAGTTTGAGGAAATCTGGGGAGTCCCAGACTGCAGGCGGAATGCGAGGTAATGAAATCTTTGTGTGGATCAACTCCTTGGTCTTACATGAGGGTCAGGCTGTGGCAGAAGACAGGCCACAGGGTTTAACTTACCAGGATGTCCAGGCAGGCAGCCTTGAGCAGAGTGATCTGGTCAGCAATGCTGAGCCCTGTAAAGCCGGGCAGCCGCTTGGCAAACTCCACGATCTTAATGATGCACTTGGTGGCCAGCTCGCTGAACTTATCCCACAGCCCCAGATCCAGCTGCACCCGGTGGTCTGCACTGGAGTTCTGCAGGAAGGACATTAGAATATGAGCTAAGGCCCAC
Above is a genomic segment from Phacochoerus africanus isolate WHEZ1 chromosome 7, ROS_Pafr_v1, whole genome shotgun sequence containing:
- the RARG gene encoding retinoic acid receptor gamma isoform X1 produces the protein MATNKERLFAPGALGPGSGYPGAGFPFAFPGALRGSPPFEMLSPSFRGLGQPDLPKEMASLSVETQSTSSEEMVPSSPSPPPPPRVYKPCFVCNDKSSGYHYGVSSCEGCKGFFRRSIQKNMVYTCHRDKNCIINKVTRNRCQYCRLQKCFEVGMSKEAVRNDRNKKKKEVKEEGSLDSYELSPQLEELITKVSKAHQETFPSLCQLGKYTTNSSADHRVQLDLGLWDKFSELATKCIIKIVEFAKRLPGFTGLSIADQITLLKAACLDILMLRICTRYTPEQDTMTFSDGLTLNRTQMHNAGFGPLTDLVFAFAGQLLPLEMDDTETGLLSAICLICGDRMDLEEPEKVDKLQEPLLEALRLYARRRRPSQPYMFPRMLMKITDLRGISTKGAERAITLKMEIPGPMPPLIREMLENPEMFEDDSSQPGPHPKSSSEDEVARGPGKGGRSPHPDQGP
- the RARG gene encoding retinoic acid receptor gamma isoform X3, with translation MVPSSPSPPPPPRVYKPCFVCNDKSSGYHYGVSSCEGCKGFFRRSIQKNMVYTCHRDKNCIINKVTRNRCQYCRLQKCFEVGMSKEAVRNDRNKKKKEVKEEGSLDSYELSPQLEELITKVSKAHQETFPSLCQLGKYTTNSSADHRVQLDLGLWDKFSELATKCIIKIVEFAKRLPGFTGLSIADQITLLKAACLDILMLRICTRYTPEQDTMTFSDGLTLNRTQMHNAGFGPLTDLVFAFAGQLLPLEMDDTETGLLSAICLICGDRMDLEEPEKVDKLQEPLLEALRLYARRRRPSQPYMFPRMLMKITDLRGISTKGAERAITLKMEIPGPMPPLIREMLENPEMFEDDSSQPGPHPKSSSEDEVARGPGKGGRSPHPDQGP
- the RARG gene encoding retinoic acid receptor gamma isoform X2 gives rise to the protein MYDCMETFAPGPRRLYGAAGPGAGLLRRATGSSCFAGLESFAWPQPASLQSVETQSTSSEEMVPSSPSPPPPPRVYKPCFVCNDKSSGYHYGVSSCEGCKGFFRRSIQKNMVYTCHRDKNCIINKVTRNRCQYCRLQKCFEVGMSKEAVRNDRNKKKKEVKEEGSLDSYELSPQLEELITKVSKAHQETFPSLCQLGKYTTNSSADHRVQLDLGLWDKFSELATKCIIKIVEFAKRLPGFTGLSIADQITLLKAACLDILMLRICTRYTPEQDTMTFSDGLTLNRTQMHNAGFGPLTDLVFAFAGQLLPLEMDDTETGLLSAICLICGDRMDLEEPEKVDKLQEPLLEALRLYARRRRPSQPYMFPRMLMKITDLRGISTKGAERAITLKMEIPGPMPPLIREMLENPEMFEDDSSQPGPHPKSSSEDEVARGPGKGGRSPHPDQGP